From the genome of Triticum aestivum cultivar Chinese Spring chromosome 3B, IWGSC CS RefSeq v2.1, whole genome shotgun sequence, one region includes:
- the LOC123070476 gene encoding ABC transporter B family member 9 isoform X1, translated as MDDEAMRDRGEDAEKGERERKTEGARKVPFFSMFRYASRADMALMAVGTVAAMVNGMGDPLMTVVFAAVIECFGAGDNVLQRVSKVVMYYIYLGIGTAVASFLQVSCWTMTGERQSIRIRSLYLEAVLKQDVSFFDVEMTTGEAISRMSADTVLVQDALGEKVGKYAQLLTTFVGCFIIGFVRGWMLALVMLACIPPNILSFAIMSRLRAQISARRQASYTDAGNVVEQTIGAIRTVISFNGEKKAIALYNTLTKRAYKATVLEGIATGLGTGGIFSVFFCGYSLAFWYGAKLIINKGYTGGQVVNVVFAMLTGSMAIGTASPSISAIAEGQSAAYRLFEIMNKEPKIDITDTSGIVLDGIRGDVELNNVFFRYPARPEQLILNGLSLHVPSGTTMAIVGESGSGKSTIISLVERFYDPQAGDVLIDGINIKSMKLQWIRGMISLVSQEPLLFMTSIKDNITYGKEDATLEEIKRAAELANATNFIEKLPNAYETMVGQNGAQLSGGQKQRIAIARAILKNPRVLLLDEATSALDVESERVVQEALNRIMVGITTLIVAHRLSTVRNADCIAVVHQGKVAERGKGYFHIQYMVFFFLEPSQFFSFTNLFHAGVHDDLIKDPDGAYSHLIRLQQAHTEETPEMPYVASSRFKSTSISLEQSIRDSPRNRRQHSSKSLGLSRSDDLFRHVASREEHLEIGDSEAPKKAPIGRLFNLSRPEAPILLLAIIAATLHGLLFPSFSIMMSGGIRTFYYPAHQLRKDSTFWALMCLLMAIISLVSIQLEFYLFGVAGGKLIERVRALSFQSIIHQEVAWFDDPSNSSGALGARLFIDALNIRRLVGDNLAVLVQCTVTLICGFGIAFASDWKLTLSIIGVIPFLGLQNYIQLRFLKGFGEDAKVMYEDASQVVAEAIGSIRTVASFGAEKRVITLYSQKCQASMKQGIRSGMVGGVGFSFSNLMLYLTYALCFYVGAQFVHDGKSTFQNVFRVYFALVFTAFGISQTSDMASDSTKGRESATSILSFIDRKPKIDSTSDEGIKLEKVDGTIEFNHVRFKYPSRPDVQIFSDFTLRIASGKTTALVGESGSGKSTVIALLERFYDPDSGTISLDGTELRKLTLSWLRDQMGLVSQEPILFNDTIRANIAYGKRGEATEEEIITMAKAANAHEFISGLPQGYNTNVGERGTQLSGGQKQRVAIARAILKDPRILLLDEATSALDAESEHIVQDTLDQVMVSRTTIVVAHRLSTIKGADMIAVIKDGSVAEKGKHESLMGIKGGVYASLVELHSKAA; from the exons ATGGATGACGAAGCCATGAGAGACAGAGGGGAGGATGCAGAGAAgggcgagagggagaggaagaCCGAGGGGGCTAGGAAGGTGCCCTTCTTCAGCATGTTCAGGTACGCCAGCCGTGCCGACATGGCGCTGATGGCCGTCGGCACTGTGGCGGCCATGGTTAACGGCATGGGCGACCCGCTCATGACCGTCGTCTTCGCCGCGGTCATCGAGTGTTTCGGCGCCGGCGACAACGTCCTCCAGCGGGTCAGCAAG GTTGTTATGTACTACATCTATTTGGGAATTGGGACAGCGGTAGCTTCATTTCTCC AGGTGTCATGCTGGACAATGACTGGAGAAAGGCAGTCAATACGCATCCGATCTCTATACCTTGAAGCTGTTCTAAAACAGGATGTTTCATTCTTTGATGTGGAGATGACAACTGGGGAAGCAATTTCCAGAATGTCTGCGGACACTGTACTGGTCCAAGATGCCCTTGGAGAGAAG GTAGGCAAGTATGCACAGCTTTTGACAACCTTTGTTGGATGTTTTATCATCGGATTCGTAAGAGGCTGGATGTTAGCTCTTGTTATGCTCGCATGCATACCTCCAAATATTCTGTCTTTTGCAATCATGTCTCGGTTACGTGCTCAAATATCAGCCAGGAGGCAGGCATCGTACACTGATGCGGGCAATGTCGTCGAACAGACCATTGGAGCTATAAGAACG GTTATCTCCTTCAATGGTGAGAAGAAAGCAATCGCATTGTACAACACTCTTACAAAAAGGGCATATAAGGCTACGGTCTTGGAAGGGATTGCCACTGGTCTAGGAACAGGCGGTATCTTTTCTGTTTTCTTCTGCGGTTACTCTCTAGCCTTTTGGTATGGTGCTAAGTTAATCATCAACAAAGGTTATACTGGAGGGCAAGTCGTCAATGTCGTATTTGCAATGTTAACTGGTTCAAT GGCTATAGGTACCGCATCACCCTCAATTTCTGCTATTGCAGAAGGGCAATCTGCAGCATATAGGTTGTTTGAGATAATGAACAAAGAACCAAAGATTGACATCACCGACACTTCTGGAATAGTATTGGACGGTATCAGGGGCGATGTTGAACTCAACAATGTGTTCTTTAGATATCCTGCAAGGCCTGAGCAGTTGATACTTAATGGGTTGTCTCTACATGTACCTAGTGGTACTACAATGGCTATAGTTGGAGAGAGTGGAAGTGGTAAATCAACAATAATTAGTTTGGTGGAGAGATTCTACGACCCACAAGCTGGCGATGTGCTGATAgatggaatcaacatcaagagtatGAAACTCCAGTGGATAAGAGGAATGATCAGTCTTGTTAGCCAAGAACCATTGCTTTTTATGACCTCCATCAAAGACAACATAACCTATGGTAAAGAGGATGCTACGCTTGAAGAGATCAAGAGAGCAGCTGAGCTTGCAAATGCAACAAATTTCATCGAAAAGTTGCCTAAT GCGTATGAGACAATGGTTGGTCAGAATGGTGCTCAACTTTCTGGAGGGCAGAAACAAAGGATTGCCATTGCAAGAGCGATCCTTAAAAATCCAAGAGTCCTTCTGCTGGATGAAGCTACTAGTGCTTTGGATGTGGAGTCTGAGCGAGTAGTTCAAGAAGCGTTAAATCGGATCATGGTAGGGATAACTACACTCATTGTTGCTCATCGGCTGAGTACAGTCAGAAATGCAGATTGCATAGCAGTGGTTCATCAAGGAAAGGTAGCTGAACGAGGTAAGGGATACTTCCACATCCAATATATGGTTTTCTTCTTCTTGGAACCTAGTCAATTCTTTTCCTTCACAAATTTATTTCATGCAGGTGTCCATGATGACCTGATAAAGGATCCTGATGGAGCTTACTCTCATCTTATTCGGCTACAACAAGCCCATACTGAAGAAACACCTGAGATGCCATATGTGGCAAGTTCAAGATTCAAAAGTACAAGTATATCTTTGGAACAATCTATCAGGGATTCTCCCAGGAATAGAAGACAACACTCCAGTAAATCCCTTGGACTGTCTAGATCGGATGATTTGTTCAGGCATGTTGCTAGCAGAGAGGAACACCTAGAAATTGGTGATAGTGAGGCTCCAAAGAAAGCACCAATTGGACGCCTGTTTAATCTTAGCAGGCCAGAAGCACCAATTCTCCTGTTAGCTATCATAGCTGCCACTCTGCATGGACTTCTTTTCCCATCATTCAGTATTATGATGTCTGGTGGTATAAGAACATTCTACTATCCAGCACACCAACTTCGAAAAGATTCAACATTTTGGGCATTGATGTGCCTTCTGATGGCAATCATTTCCCTGGTTTCAATCCAATTGGAATTTTACTTATTTGGAGTAGCCGGTGGGAAACTTATAGAACGTGTGCGTGCTTTGTCTTTCCAAAGCATCATTCATCAAGAGGTTGCTTGGTTTGATGATCCTTCGAATTCCAG TGGCGCACTTGGTGCAAGGTTGTTTATTGATGCTTTGAACATCCGACGCCTTGTAGGAGATAACTTGGCCGTACTAGTGCAGTGCACAGTAACACTTATTTGTGGCTTTGGCATAGCATTTGCTTCAGACTGGAAGCTTACACTGAGTATCATAGGTGTCATTCCTTTTCTGGGTTTGCAGAATTATATCCAATTGAGGTTTCTGAAAGGGTTCGGTGAAGATGCTAAG GTGATGTATGAAGATGCAAGTCAAGTTGTGGCTGAAGCAATTGGTAGTATTCGAACTGTAGCATCTTTTGGTGCAGAGAAGAGAGTGATTACCCTATACAGCCAAAAATGCCAGGCTTCAATGAAACAGGGAATTAGAAGTGGAATGGTCGGAGGTGTTGGTTTCAGTTTCTCAAATTTAATGTTGTATCTCACATATGCTCTTTGTTTCTATGTTGGTGCACAGTTTGTACATGACGGCAAATCAACCTTTCAAAATGTTTTCAGA GTTTACTTTGCCTTGGTTTTCACCGCTTTTGGAATTTCCCAAACAAGTGACATGGCATCAGACTCAACGAAAGGTCGAGAATCTGCGACATCCATACTATCATTCATAGACAGGAAGCCCAAAATTGACTCAACCAGTGATGAAGGTATAAAGCTAGAAAAAGTTGATGGCACCATAGAGTTCAACCATGTAAGGTTCAAGTACCCATCCCGACCAGATGTCCAAATATTCAGCGACTTCACTTTGCGTATTGCTTCCGGAAAG ACTACTGCACTTGTCGGAGAGAGTGGAAGTGGCAAGTCCACAGTAATTGCTTTGCTGGAGCGATTCTATGATCCGGACTCTGGCACAATCTCACTAGACGGAACAGAACTTAGAAAGTTAACACTGAGTTGGTTAAGAGACCAAATGGGACTAGTAAGCCAAGAACCAATACTCTTCAATGACACAATTCGTGCCAACATAGCATATGGAAAGCGAGGAGAAGCAACTGAAGAAGAGATAATCACCATGGCCAAGGCAGCCAACGCTCATGAGTTCATATCGGGCTTGCCACAGGGATACAACACTAACGTTGGTGAGAGAGGAACACAACTATCTGGTGGGCAAAAGCAACGGGTAGCTATTGCCAGGGCGATCTTGAAGGACCCCAGAATACTTCTGCTCGACGAAGCAACAAGCGCCCTGGACGCTGAATCAGAGCATATTGTTCAAGATACACTGGACCAAGTGATGGTCAGCAGGACCACCATTGTCGTAGCACACCGCCTGTCGACGATCAAAGGAGCAGATATGATCGCAGTTATCAAAGATGGTTCAGTTGCCGAGAAGGGGAAGCATGAATCTCTCATGGGCATCAAGGGTGGAGTCTACGCATCACTGGTCGAACTACACTCGAAGGCGGCATAA
- the LOC123070476 gene encoding ABC transporter B family member 4 isoform X2 — MDDEAMRDRGEDAEKGERERKTEGARKVPFFSMFRYASRADMALMAVGTVAAMVNGMGDPLMTVVFAAVIECFGAGDNVLQRVSKVVMYYIYLGIGTAVASFLQVSCWTMTGERQSIRIRSLYLEAVLKQDVSFFDVEMTTGEAISRMSADTVLVQDALGEKVGKYAQLLTTFVGCFIIGFVRGWMLALVMLACIPPNILSFAIMSRLRAQISARRQASYTDAGNVVEQTIGAIRTVISFNGEKKAIALYNTLTKRAYKATVLEGIATGLGTGGIFSVFFCGYSLAFWYGAKLIINKGYTGGQVVNVVFAMLTGSMAIGTASPSISAIAEGQSAAYRLFEIMNKEPKIDITDTSGIVLDGIRGDVELNNVFFRYPARPEQLILNGLSLHVPSGTTMAIVGESGSGKSTIISLVERFYDPQAGDVLIDGINIKSMKLQWIRGMISLVSQEPLLFMTSIKDNITYGKEDATLEEIKRAAELANATNFIEKLPNAYETMVGQNGAQLSGGQKQRIAIARAILKNPRVLLLDEATSALDVESERVVQEALNRIMVGITTLIVAHRLSTVRNADCIAVVHQGKVAERGVHDDLIKDPDGAYSHLIRLQQAHTEETPEMPYVASSRFKSTSISLEQSIRDSPRNRRQHSSKSLGLSRSDDLFRHVASREEHLEIGDSEAPKKAPIGRLFNLSRPEAPILLLAIIAATLHGLLFPSFSIMMSGGIRTFYYPAHQLRKDSTFWALMCLLMAIISLVSIQLEFYLFGVAGGKLIERVRALSFQSIIHQEVAWFDDPSNSSGALGARLFIDALNIRRLVGDNLAVLVQCTVTLICGFGIAFASDWKLTLSIIGVIPFLGLQNYIQLRFLKGFGEDAKVMYEDASQVVAEAIGSIRTVASFGAEKRVITLYSQKCQASMKQGIRSGMVGGVGFSFSNLMLYLTYALCFYVGAQFVHDGKSTFQNVFRVYFALVFTAFGISQTSDMASDSTKGRESATSILSFIDRKPKIDSTSDEGIKLEKVDGTIEFNHVRFKYPSRPDVQIFSDFTLRIASGKTTALVGESGSGKSTVIALLERFYDPDSGTISLDGTELRKLTLSWLRDQMGLVSQEPILFNDTIRANIAYGKRGEATEEEIITMAKAANAHEFISGLPQGYNTNVGERGTQLSGGQKQRVAIARAILKDPRILLLDEATSALDAESEHIVQDTLDQVMVSRTTIVVAHRLSTIKGADMIAVIKDGSVAEKGKHESLMGIKGGVYASLVELHSKAA; from the exons ATGGATGACGAAGCCATGAGAGACAGAGGGGAGGATGCAGAGAAgggcgagagggagaggaagaCCGAGGGGGCTAGGAAGGTGCCCTTCTTCAGCATGTTCAGGTACGCCAGCCGTGCCGACATGGCGCTGATGGCCGTCGGCACTGTGGCGGCCATGGTTAACGGCATGGGCGACCCGCTCATGACCGTCGTCTTCGCCGCGGTCATCGAGTGTTTCGGCGCCGGCGACAACGTCCTCCAGCGGGTCAGCAAG GTTGTTATGTACTACATCTATTTGGGAATTGGGACAGCGGTAGCTTCATTTCTCC AGGTGTCATGCTGGACAATGACTGGAGAAAGGCAGTCAATACGCATCCGATCTCTATACCTTGAAGCTGTTCTAAAACAGGATGTTTCATTCTTTGATGTGGAGATGACAACTGGGGAAGCAATTTCCAGAATGTCTGCGGACACTGTACTGGTCCAAGATGCCCTTGGAGAGAAG GTAGGCAAGTATGCACAGCTTTTGACAACCTTTGTTGGATGTTTTATCATCGGATTCGTAAGAGGCTGGATGTTAGCTCTTGTTATGCTCGCATGCATACCTCCAAATATTCTGTCTTTTGCAATCATGTCTCGGTTACGTGCTCAAATATCAGCCAGGAGGCAGGCATCGTACACTGATGCGGGCAATGTCGTCGAACAGACCATTGGAGCTATAAGAACG GTTATCTCCTTCAATGGTGAGAAGAAAGCAATCGCATTGTACAACACTCTTACAAAAAGGGCATATAAGGCTACGGTCTTGGAAGGGATTGCCACTGGTCTAGGAACAGGCGGTATCTTTTCTGTTTTCTTCTGCGGTTACTCTCTAGCCTTTTGGTATGGTGCTAAGTTAATCATCAACAAAGGTTATACTGGAGGGCAAGTCGTCAATGTCGTATTTGCAATGTTAACTGGTTCAAT GGCTATAGGTACCGCATCACCCTCAATTTCTGCTATTGCAGAAGGGCAATCTGCAGCATATAGGTTGTTTGAGATAATGAACAAAGAACCAAAGATTGACATCACCGACACTTCTGGAATAGTATTGGACGGTATCAGGGGCGATGTTGAACTCAACAATGTGTTCTTTAGATATCCTGCAAGGCCTGAGCAGTTGATACTTAATGGGTTGTCTCTACATGTACCTAGTGGTACTACAATGGCTATAGTTGGAGAGAGTGGAAGTGGTAAATCAACAATAATTAGTTTGGTGGAGAGATTCTACGACCCACAAGCTGGCGATGTGCTGATAgatggaatcaacatcaagagtatGAAACTCCAGTGGATAAGAGGAATGATCAGTCTTGTTAGCCAAGAACCATTGCTTTTTATGACCTCCATCAAAGACAACATAACCTATGGTAAAGAGGATGCTACGCTTGAAGAGATCAAGAGAGCAGCTGAGCTTGCAAATGCAACAAATTTCATCGAAAAGTTGCCTAAT GCGTATGAGACAATGGTTGGTCAGAATGGTGCTCAACTTTCTGGAGGGCAGAAACAAAGGATTGCCATTGCAAGAGCGATCCTTAAAAATCCAAGAGTCCTTCTGCTGGATGAAGCTACTAGTGCTTTGGATGTGGAGTCTGAGCGAGTAGTTCAAGAAGCGTTAAATCGGATCATGGTAGGGATAACTACACTCATTGTTGCTCATCGGCTGAGTACAGTCAGAAATGCAGATTGCATAGCAGTGGTTCATCAAGGAAAGGTAGCTGAACGAG GTGTCCATGATGACCTGATAAAGGATCCTGATGGAGCTTACTCTCATCTTATTCGGCTACAACAAGCCCATACTGAAGAAACACCTGAGATGCCATATGTGGCAAGTTCAAGATTCAAAAGTACAAGTATATCTTTGGAACAATCTATCAGGGATTCTCCCAGGAATAGAAGACAACACTCCAGTAAATCCCTTGGACTGTCTAGATCGGATGATTTGTTCAGGCATGTTGCTAGCAGAGAGGAACACCTAGAAATTGGTGATAGTGAGGCTCCAAAGAAAGCACCAATTGGACGCCTGTTTAATCTTAGCAGGCCAGAAGCACCAATTCTCCTGTTAGCTATCATAGCTGCCACTCTGCATGGACTTCTTTTCCCATCATTCAGTATTATGATGTCTGGTGGTATAAGAACATTCTACTATCCAGCACACCAACTTCGAAAAGATTCAACATTTTGGGCATTGATGTGCCTTCTGATGGCAATCATTTCCCTGGTTTCAATCCAATTGGAATTTTACTTATTTGGAGTAGCCGGTGGGAAACTTATAGAACGTGTGCGTGCTTTGTCTTTCCAAAGCATCATTCATCAAGAGGTTGCTTGGTTTGATGATCCTTCGAATTCCAG TGGCGCACTTGGTGCAAGGTTGTTTATTGATGCTTTGAACATCCGACGCCTTGTAGGAGATAACTTGGCCGTACTAGTGCAGTGCACAGTAACACTTATTTGTGGCTTTGGCATAGCATTTGCTTCAGACTGGAAGCTTACACTGAGTATCATAGGTGTCATTCCTTTTCTGGGTTTGCAGAATTATATCCAATTGAGGTTTCTGAAAGGGTTCGGTGAAGATGCTAAG GTGATGTATGAAGATGCAAGTCAAGTTGTGGCTGAAGCAATTGGTAGTATTCGAACTGTAGCATCTTTTGGTGCAGAGAAGAGAGTGATTACCCTATACAGCCAAAAATGCCAGGCTTCAATGAAACAGGGAATTAGAAGTGGAATGGTCGGAGGTGTTGGTTTCAGTTTCTCAAATTTAATGTTGTATCTCACATATGCTCTTTGTTTCTATGTTGGTGCACAGTTTGTACATGACGGCAAATCAACCTTTCAAAATGTTTTCAGA GTTTACTTTGCCTTGGTTTTCACCGCTTTTGGAATTTCCCAAACAAGTGACATGGCATCAGACTCAACGAAAGGTCGAGAATCTGCGACATCCATACTATCATTCATAGACAGGAAGCCCAAAATTGACTCAACCAGTGATGAAGGTATAAAGCTAGAAAAAGTTGATGGCACCATAGAGTTCAACCATGTAAGGTTCAAGTACCCATCCCGACCAGATGTCCAAATATTCAGCGACTTCACTTTGCGTATTGCTTCCGGAAAG ACTACTGCACTTGTCGGAGAGAGTGGAAGTGGCAAGTCCACAGTAATTGCTTTGCTGGAGCGATTCTATGATCCGGACTCTGGCACAATCTCACTAGACGGAACAGAACTTAGAAAGTTAACACTGAGTTGGTTAAGAGACCAAATGGGACTAGTAAGCCAAGAACCAATACTCTTCAATGACACAATTCGTGCCAACATAGCATATGGAAAGCGAGGAGAAGCAACTGAAGAAGAGATAATCACCATGGCCAAGGCAGCCAACGCTCATGAGTTCATATCGGGCTTGCCACAGGGATACAACACTAACGTTGGTGAGAGAGGAACACAACTATCTGGTGGGCAAAAGCAACGGGTAGCTATTGCCAGGGCGATCTTGAAGGACCCCAGAATACTTCTGCTCGACGAAGCAACAAGCGCCCTGGACGCTGAATCAGAGCATATTGTTCAAGATACACTGGACCAAGTGATGGTCAGCAGGACCACCATTGTCGTAGCACACCGCCTGTCGACGATCAAAGGAGCAGATATGATCGCAGTTATCAAAGATGGTTCAGTTGCCGAGAAGGGGAAGCATGAATCTCTCATGGGCATCAAGGGTGGAGTCTACGCATCACTGGTCGAACTACACTCGAAGGCGGCATAA